In Pangasianodon hypophthalmus isolate fPanHyp1 chromosome 1, fPanHyp1.pri, whole genome shotgun sequence, the genomic window GGGGTTTCAATATGCTTTTGTAAACAGGTGTGGCCGCCAAATTATGGTGACAGACGGTAAAAGTAGACAAAAGCATGGATTTATGATTTCATTTTGGCTGTTTGCACTGTGGTTTACTGTTTATAAGATCTCCTAAATAACTGCACCAGAATTCAGTCCATCAATCTGGctaccaataaaaaaaaacatctacctAAAAATCACAATAGATTTTCGAAGATACACTAAAAGACTGTGCTTAACAATGAGAAACAGAGAAGTTGTATCATTACAGGCCACATTCTCTCAGGAAGCATAGATATCGATACTGAGTAGATACGCATCTGTTATTTTCTTGATAACGATGTCAACAGGAGAAAGCCAGCACGATTGTAACATTCTTGGTCCAGGTTAAATTACTCACCAATGActtaaataacacacttcatACTTCCTACGTAACACCATGCATATGTTTGCTTCATTTATGAATTGCAAGTTTACCTATATTGTCAGTGAGTGATGTGCACTTTCACTGTAACCAAAAGGAGTCCTGTGTTACAACTGTGCTGGAAATGCAGCATGATTATAGCATGTATGGCTCACTGGTAACACCACTCAAAACCACTGTAAATGTACAGGtccatcaggaaaaaaataaaaaataaacagtcatACATTCATTATTCTGTGATTTGAGGGTAGCTTGAAAAAAGTTATTACAACAGATCACTGGATGTGCACATGTGGAGAAGTGCATGCAGAACAATCACTCATTTAAACATGTACTATATATGATTGATGATGCAGAGctcataatctttttttattatttccatttaattttttgttacaTCATAGTAACCATGATTACTATGGTATTGTATATGGTTACTAGagttaaaaataattcagtgatttaaaaaaaaaaaaggataacatCTTTGTGAGTTCTGCATCAAATACAATTCATCCTTAACAGTGTGTGAAATTAGCACGTGTGTCTTTGCTGTCTCAGCGCTGCCACTTTTTGAAACTCTCAACAGTGTGAGACTCCTCTGAAGCAACACCTGTTTAGAACAGGTGTTACAACTGTACCACAGACCGCACCCACGCTTTCACATAATCTTGCGAACAGAAGCAGCATTCACGCTAACTGGTAGTGTAGAGtcaaaattaatattagaaaactacttgtttttttttttctttctttacctgGCACAAAGTGAGAATGGGCAAGAATGGGTGAAAcccagttttgtttttctttgtttttttttaacggaCACAGAGAAATGACATACTTGTATATGGATGTAATGAAGTCACAACTGAATGTGTTAATTTAGAGAAAACGTGTGTTATAAAGCTATAATATGTGCTAGCTCTCCCCTGCCTCCATTATTAGCTATGACAGTGAGAAACAGACATGCAGCTACCACACACTGTAGGGCAGTTAGTCTCAAAGTGATGTCCGGGGGCCACCAGGTGGtctgtgattttaatttttatcacAGTGATGAACATCACAACCTACCATTTTCAAAGTTACGAAATTCATTATTGACTTCTTAGAGTTATGAGACAGTTTAACAGGTGTCTtgaactgaatgggtttaatgcaaatctcaaaactcaaaaacaagtaggacTTTAAATAGTGTCAACTTGGACCCAATGTGTTCGACCaaagtggaaagttcaggaatttaAAAAGGCTCTGTGGCCCCAATAAATATGCAagatattattgtttattttatagcttcattataaaataaatctgtactgagggggtctgtggaatttatttatagttaatggGGTGCCTGGCTAAAAGAAGTCTGAGAATCACCATTACAATGAACAGTTTAACAGGATAGCAGGTACTACAGAAAGTGCTGGGTTAGGTCTATTCTAGGTCCTAACCTATTCTAGGTTATGTTTTTTCCAACATTAGTAATTAGCTGTGGTTCATTTAATCAACTGAATGTATTGAGTCATTTCAAATCACATACTGTACTTATGATCACTAGAAACATTTGATGCATGAAGTGTTTGGAAGCAGGTAAGATCATTAATTTGCAACTATTGTAGGTTACTGTGTATAAGGAATACTAACATGGGCTTAGACTgaaatatagttttaaaaaaaaaacaatttacacCTTCATTATTCTTAGTATGGAACTTCCCAGCGCAGCAGGTGGATTTCAGCTGCATCCATTTCCTCAGCAACAAACAATGCACTAATGCTgcgagtatatatatatttataaattttgcTTGGTGTTTCTTAATTATTTCAAGGTCAAACAAAGGAAGTTGAACATATTGATCATATGTGATCATATGTGGTAATAATAGTAGGATACAATCTCTTTTCATGTCTTGTTTATctaaataaactgattttaaaaagcagactaaAATGTATTGTGAATTAATTAAGATTCTACTTTATTGTAAAAGCATATCcaagcttgctaggaagctggggtcagagcacagggtcagccatgatacggcacCCCTGAAgtagatgtggttaagggccttgctcaagcacccaacagcagcagcttgacagtggtggggcttgaacccccaaccttccgatcagtaacACAGAGCCTTAACCTTTCAGCCaccaatcatcatcatcatcatcatcatcatcatcatcctcctcctcctcctcctcccataTAATCACAGTGCAtccaacaaaacacaaaagacaaTACGCATTCAACAATTTATGTACAACAATTTATGTGTTCAGTTAGGACAGTGAACTCCATGCTGATCACTGCTTTGGCTGAAGAATATAGGTCACAGTGAATACAAGGCCAATATCTTAATATAGTTGTCACTGTTCCAGTTCAATCCATTTCACTCCTGATATACAAACATCTTCATGGAATTTGGGATAGAAGACTAATTTAAGCATTAATCAAATTACCTGCAACTagaagcaaacaaaacaaattaaaagaagCAATACAATGTGTTGATATAATCACTGTGCCCACCACAATATGACATGTGGTTATCATATTATGTAGTCATTGTAGTCATGTCACACATCTGTGTATATCACTTCCCACAGTGTAGCCCAGTTTGAGAATTTGCATCATGATAGCTTTCTAACAATTACTTGGACATTTCTTTATACTAAACTCCacgttttaaaaacattaaactcaAAATTAAAAAGTGCACAAACTTTTTAATCTCTAACCCTAGTGAATGGGAAATATTATACTACAACTAAGCACAGATATACACATCTGTATATtcaaataatgattttataaaaGTAGAATAAGTTCATTAATACTGTAATATAGGTTAAACTAGTCATAAACTAGTCATAAAAAGGAACACAGAAATGTAAAACCTTGCttttaccatgacaaccacccAAAGACAGCAAAGACGAACAAGACCCATTTGGAAGTTTGGTAAGACACTTGCAGTATTAAACAAGTCACCTCAGTCCCCCTACACAAACATAACCAACACAGTGTGGAGTCCTTTATGAAGTCATATATATAgtatgtggtgtttgtgtgtgtgtgtgtgtgtgtgtgtgtgtgtgtgtgtacgtatgtgtgtttgtttggagCAATGTGAGTGTGTTCTACGAACCTGTTTTTCTCGGAATTAGGGATAAAAATGATACACGTTGCTCCAAACaaattttgtttaaacacagttgctttttttactattaatttCTTGAAGTATAATGGGGAAATTTTCTTGAAATCAAAATGGGGAAATTTTAACAGTTTAGTTGCAGGAAATGAGTTAAGAGGAATCTTTTCAACAGTATACAGTAGctgtatagtataatatatagGATCTGGAGTCTAGTCTGGGAATACTGGGTGCCTGTCAATCGCACAgcaccatgtacacactcattcactcatctaaGGGCAAATTAGCATAGCCAATTGACCTAGTGGCATACTTTTGGCGGTTGAAAGGAAACCGGAGGAaccccacagacacacaaagaactccacacagacagtaacccaagctcaggatcgacccAAGAATCCTGGTGTGAGGCGGCAACCTGTGCTGTGTGCTATATACCCATTCAGGTCCATACAGGTCCTCAACAGTGTGATTAATATTATGGCACTTAATTAGCATAACAACATTAACGATTAAAGCATTTTCATTAAAGGAACTGTGTAAActatgataaaaataataactttccTCTAAATATTAAAGCaatttatataacatataaaaatatatccagtttgaataaaaaattattatagcATTGCTGGAAACCTGATATATAAGGCACCAAACGGGATTCAACATAAccaaaaatagattaaaaaaacaatacacacacacatttgaacCGATATGTGTAAACATGCACTTAGGCTATGTTCACATTAGTAAATTTAGTGCtcaattcagatttttttgctCTGATCTTTTTGCCTTGATGGTTCCCATTTGTATTTGAATGTAAGAGCATAAACTAGGTATGGCAAAGTACAGCACTTGCCATACCTTAGCTTTGTACAGAAAATCAGTGTGATCAAATCGGACTGAAAAGATCTGTCTTCTGGGTTCACACAGCTCTGCGCCACATTTGGGCAAAAATAGTACTTGGGACACTTAAATTCTGTAATGTGAACATAACCTTAGTGAGGAGTTACATGGCACTTCTGTCTTTGTCTGGATTATTAAAGAGCAACTCAGAGCATGAGCTTATTTGATTGCAGTCAAAACATATcttgttttaaatatacatatctTGAGCACATCTACCTGACCCAAAGCACACTTGACTATTGTTTTCGGGTGCATGTAGTGTTGGGGTGTTAACTGGTATAAATGAGAACCCAGTGCGATATGGTgcagaaaaaaagcagttaAGATTTCAAAATCTTGTTTCTGCACCAGTAACAAAAGCTTTCCACAGAGTTAATTTGCTATCCTGAACAAAATGTTTCAGCAAATGTTTTACTGAagtttttcagatttattctgGAGTGGTAATCTGGATCTGATGCTTTTCAAATCACACTCCTGCAGCATGTGACTACCATTCATTACCACTGAGCATGCAGGttaaattttgcattttcttgAGATAATTGAGTAAAGTGTACATGTATATACTGGACTATcagattaatataaacatttgctACCAGTAGATATGAAGTTTATTACCCCAAATAAGCTGTGTGTATGAAGAGCTGCTCTTTAAAGTGGCAAGCTAGCACAGACTTTGTAGATCTATTTACATACTTCCTTAGAGTGATTTATTTAGGAAAGGACCAGCACGCTGGAAAGGAATGAAGCATGGGCTGGAGCTGGTGAGGTCTCTTATTGGTTGTTGCTGAAGTACCATTAGGCATTCATCTTCATTTGCCCGTCGGAATCAGCTACAGGAGTACTGGATTTAAGAGGGCTGAGCTTCAGCATGTTGAAGAAAGTGACAACCTGTCCAGGAACCTCTGCCAGCACACTCTGTGCCAATGCCTCTTTAGGagcctgcaaacacacagagacagacagaaagagaagatgGTGTTAACAGCATGATTATGAGGTTAGTGATCATAAGGTGAGAAAGTCACAGTAGGCACCAAGAGACGTGATACATTAAATCATCATTCATGTTACATTTTCCATGTCTCTTATGCTCCATTCCATGCAACCTTTATTGCATAGAAAAGCAAGGTGAAGTCAGCAGAGACTGATTTTAAATAAGAAGCCTATAATAGCCCTACATGTCTATGAAGGGGTTGGATCATGGGGAGGatgcagtttttttaatgtgaagtaGGACACTACTTGTTGAGGCAATTCTGCCAGTACACACTGGGCAAGTGCTTCCCTGGGTGCCTgaaaagagatggaaaaagagggagaggcTGGCAGAGCTTCAacgaaaaaacacacaatgaagAGAGTATGCATATAATCAAgatgttttatgtaaatatgtttatataattacTAAAATTCCTATGAAATATCAAGTTTACTTCCTATGTACTACACCTATTTGTATATACAATTAAAAATCTGAGGAAAAATAGTTGAAGAGATTGGTTTAGTTTTGTAagcacaaaatgcaaaaaacaccATCAGCTTGAAAGACAGGAATAGAGCCAGACCAATACAGCTGTACAGCTGCACATCCAGGCCAACTTACATTCTGGAACTTTCTGTATGGCACAAACTGCACAATGTCCCGCACGGCTGGCTCTCCTGATGGAGATTTCAGACGTCCGTCATCCCCATCCAGGATCTCCATGTCAGTGAAGTCAGCCCCGCCCACACCCACAATTATAATGGACATGGGTAAATGGGAAGCAGCTACGATGGCAGCTCGGGTATGGTCCATGTCTGTGATCACGCCGTCCGTGATAATGAGCAGAACAAAGTATTGCTGTctcacagagaaacacagagggaagaaatgaaaaacagtgtAAAATACGAGCAGCTATAGTATGTTCATAGCATATACTGAAGAAATCACAAACTTCAACACAGTGCAAATgaaatcgtaaaaaaaaaaaccataatacttcaaaatgtgtttattatagTTTAAAACAAACCGTAACTACATTTTACAAGACAACTATATTTATCATAATTATTAGTCTATTTTGGTTGTATACTTGAATCTGGTTGCTTAGAAggcgtgcattatttttgtataacagaacaggtagttccagctgtaacatgaacaatagtttaatattaatttgctcattctaatacgttaatGTTTCTACAGTGACAGCTGGTGGTGAAGAgtgactgtttatcgcagctataatgtaagtgagaacaggacctaacttgtctcctggacattccacaacgttaaatctaactataattAGATTTGTATTGCGGACAcgctacataatctaaggctaataacaAACGGactaaaaaatgtgttgttatttaacaaagaaaaaaccttcactgttgatatggtgaagcattctgtaaggagatgtttattcaacaattttgagaaaatgtggaaaatattGCTCAGTGCGccgtagcagtcagaggtaaagctttccGCCACAGAAAAGGATGGAGGATGTTACGTTTcactgtttctctgtaacaagcagctttttttctcattcttatttcttatatatttttctttttattattcttaataagttcaagagaaagtgagggaacgactgctaTAACTCAACTGTTTCATGGGcattccatgacattaaatgtaaccataaaattaaaaagaatgacTATCATGACATTAGAAAATTATTAGAAGGTGACATTAGAAGGTGTTATTAGAAAATAGTCAACTTTCAGCTTCAAGTTGGGCCTCATCTCACcactccatcattgattattttcttataacagcatgccctgtcatgttttattccttaatacATATAGAATGGTGAAGAATCTGATACGTAATGAAGTTGCCATGTTAAGTATGATAGTCTTACTTGGATACTTTTGTGATATCACTCTATCCTTTTATCTGTTGCTCTTATAAAAGTAAGGTGATTTtgttcaaatatatatttacataatgaATGTACATAACGCTACATCAACCATcactccatacacacatacacacacacacacacacacacacaccaatgccAATGCCTAATCCCTTTGTGAGAAACCCTATATACAGTACACCAACTTCACCACCCTGTAgctactgcatttaaaaaaggtATTGTATATGCAATTTCCAATGAAAGGGGataatttgctttttaaatgaaatggcTTTAACAGAGAGATGTAATGGTTGTGTTCTGTGTTGATACTCACACTGGCTGTATTCTGTTGTTGCGCCTGCTGGGCAAAGTTGCTCACATGTCTGATGATAGGAGCAAAATTTGTAGGCCCATAAAGTTTGACCTGGGGCAGGCACATCCTGTAAGCTTCCACCAAGCCCTCTACTCCTACAGGAGCAACATcagacacacaccaaacatcatCATCTACTATTCCCCCTCTGACCAATTACTCCATATCTACAGGAGCTTATTATCCTGCCACTTCATATTACTTCTATTACATACCAGCACAGAATGGATTAGATGCATTGAAGTTAAGTGGAAACTCATGAGACACCTGTAAAACAAATGTAGTCATAATGTTATAATACTCTAATACTTTAATTACCGGCACTAAAGTTAGAATATGATCATATTTACCTGCCAGTTTGGAGGAATCTGTGCCCCAAACCCAAAAGCTGGGAACAATTTGTCACTGCAAAAAACAAGACAGTATTctttgtataaaatgtaaaaaaaaaaaaaaaaagagccttccagcatgttttttttaacttgaatAAGAAATATAACCACTGAAATTGAACAATGCAGATATGACCATGCAAGTTTGTAAAAGCCAGCAATTGTGTTACCATTACTCAATGTACTCTATATCTTAATGAGTCAAGgcaaacaaacaattttttcCTTTCGTGTAGTAGTGAGGTGAGACTCAAAGGAATTCTCAATTTCATGTGGAAGAAACGATTCATAAACTTTTCTACGCAATGGTGATAAATGAGACTGCAGAATTGTAACTGCCCCGCTGTTTTAAGAGCTAAAATTAATCCTTCGCCTGTCTCAGTCTGGTCTTTTAGTTGTCCCTGAGACTCGTTTACGCTCCATGGGTGATAGGGCTTTCTCTTCTTATGCTACTAAACAATGGGTTCTCACTTCCGGCTGATACCAGACACGCACAGACATTAcgtatttttaaatcttatcttaaaacttacttttttttaattaattttgcatctgatttattttaattgagttgttatgtatgtttattttttatgatttgtgCTTATgcatgattgtgtttttttttatgtaaaacgCCTTGAGAAGCTACTTTTAAAGCTGCTATATAAAGTaaagttttaatattattattattattattattattattattattattattattacctgtCATAATCCTGAATCACCAGGCCAACAGACCAGATGGCAGAAAGGTACTCATTGACCCCATTAGGACTGATGTAGTGCAAAGAATCAGGAGACTTTGGGTCACCGTTTGACCCTGTGAAGTCCACTCCAACCTGCAGAAGAGGAAGCATGAGAGCCTGGTAGCCTGGTAGCTGAGGAAAATATTTGGCATACTTCAATATTCATGACTGAAACAGACTTACAGTGAAATTTATCTGGCAGCCACCCATGACGTAATCCAAAAATGAGTACTCCTTCACAACCTTAGCcgtaaaaaaaaggaaaataattttaaaacaattttacatgacaaaaacaaattcagaaacagCGTCTCTTAAAACTGTGTAAAGCACAGCTAGCTCAAACAGCAGGAAAGGGCATGAGACAGGTACAATACCTGGCAGAGTTTCACACTCACAACACCAGAGTTCTtatagttcttcttcttctgctttttcttcATGTTCACACAGTCAAACTCTGCCTGTAGGACATAACACAACCCGTTTGACAcacagaaatataatataatgacatttaataGCTGTGAAAGTAAAATGAAAGTATTTTAAAGGCGCTCTCACCGGAGAAGTGCGTGTAGCCTCCTGCAGGCGTTTCATATTGGTCTCAAAAATCCCAATAAGGTCATGTGACCCATCATTGTCATAGTCGTAACATTCCACCTTCGGAAGCATCAAAGTAACAACATGACCATCTAAATCTCACTCCCTCACTTCATACTGACACAGCAAGCCAGACAGTAATAGAAGGCATGCATCAACACCAAACCAAGAACCATAGATAGGCAAATATCTATGATTCTCTCTATGATGTACATTTGTGATTATGACTTGAAACTTGAGTATGATGCTGCTTAAAAAAGGAACAGCAGAACAATGCTTTACAAAAGCATAAACATTAGCACCAGACAAGGTAACATTAGTTATGAaatctgtaatgtaatgtacataTTAAATGATAACACatgtgatatgatatgattaaaaaaagccaCCATACTTAGAGTAGCCAGATATCTAATATGAATACCAAATAAGAGCTGGAATAAACTCTAAACCAACAgtttaattaaagaaagcacGTCAGTCCAGAAGAGTGCAACACATCACTCTAGAAGGAAGATGAAATAACTGCACTACTCTACTGGGAACACATTTAAGAACATTAGAGTTAATGCAAACCATGTGATATAATTAAACTCAACTGAGCAACCACTTTATGACAGTCGTCTTTCCTTTTTGAGACTTttggaaataaaacaagaaaaacatcaaaGTATTATTACACAAATAATAGACTGCTATCAAACAACTTTgcatgtattcattcattcatttaagaGGAGTTCAAGGTTTATAACACACTCCCAAATGAGCTGCAGAAACCAGTATATTAGTAACAAGGCTATCATTACCATGTCAGATAAAGTGCCttaaatgcaattaaaatgccTGAGCTAAATTAAGTATGGTGATTTGCTAGTGGAAGGATACACTACCTTGATGGGTTTCTCCATATCTCCTCCACAGAGAGACTGCAGAGGGATTTTAAAAGGTCTCCAACAGGGGTTAAGATTGTTCTTCACCACCTAGGATAACAGAATGAAGGAGAGATGCATCTTCTTCAGTCAGCACAATATTTCTGTAGTAAGTATCCAGATTATGTCATCTGATAATAAAGAATTTAGCAAAGTAGGCAccttatttatttgattatgacAATAAAAGGGTCAAGTAATGCAAGAATTAGCAGAGGattgaaaaaaatacaatacaatatgtgACTATATATCTCCAAAATGACAAAAGCCATTAACAGGCTAAcgaattaaaaatataactgaatacAAAAATTGACTATAAGGTgggttaaaaaataataacacttaAATATATCCTACACtcattcaaaaaaataaaaaattactttaTATTACTTTTTCATTCTTACTATACTAACAGGCTTTACATACTCATTTATTAATGGGCTTTATATTTTGAACGCAGCATTTACATCTTTAAAATAGTCAACTCTTCTATTTATctaaaaatatacactcaccaagcactttattaggaacacctgtacacctactcactcatgcaattatctaatcagccaatcgtgtgagcagatacaatgcataaaatcatgcagatacattcCTGCAgttttgggtaatgttcacatcaaccatcggaatagagagaaaatgtgatctcagtgattatGACCATGGAATGATTGTTGGttccagacgggctggtttgagtatttctataagtgctgatctcctggaattttcacacacgacagtctctagagtttactcagaatggtgcaataaagaaaaaacatccagtgagtagCAGTTTTGCAGACAgacatcttgttgatgagagaggtcaacggagaatggtctacaacagcagaagaccacgtcgggttccacttctgtcagccaggaacagaaaactgaggctgcagtgggcacaggctcacaaaactggacagttgaagactagaaaaatgTAACCTggtctcaatttctgctgaggcacacagatgggaaggtcagaatttggcaccaacagcatgaatccatggacccaacctgccttgtgtcaacagtccaggctggtggaggtggtgtaatggtgtggggaatgttttcttggcacactttgggcctgttaataccaatcaatcatcgcttgaatgccacagcctgttTCAGTATTGTttctgaccatgtgcatcccttcacagccacaatttacccatcttctaatggctacctTCCAGTGTGATAATgtaccatgtcacaaagcaaaagtcatctcaaactggtttcatgaacatgacgatgaattcagtgttcttcagtgaccTTCCCATTTATCAGATCTGAATctaatagaacacctttgggatgtggtagagcgggagattcacagcatgaaagtgcacctgaaaaatctgcaggaattgtgtgaatcatgtcaacatggaccagaatctcaaaggaatgttttcaacaccttgtggaatccatgcaaCAAAGAACCTGTTTTGAGCataaagggaggccctacccagtattagtaatatgttcctaataaagtgctcattgAGTgtataaggattttttttttccatttcccaCTGAAGCGGTGAATTATACCTCTGTTCTGTGGGCAAGCTGCCATCCTGAGTCCATCTGCCTGTAGAATTCCAGGTAGGGGTCTGATTTTCCAAAGAAATCCTGCAATCATCGCATtgtgcataaattatttaactttGACAGCTTTGCTGATTACAATTTAAAATCAAGTTATGaattaactttaattaaaaacattcagtCTGATCCATTAATGTGTTAAAGTATTTGGACTAAGTGTGATCCAATGTGATTAAACCAAATTAAATCACAATAAACAGTTTCTATGACAAGAAAACATATTTGGTTTAATTGTGGTAAAAGAGGTGCTGGAGCGAGTACAACTAAACCAGTGTACATTAGTCATTCTTGTTGGAAAATGGATTCATTAAGAGCATTAATTAAATCTGTAAT contains:
- the cpne3 gene encoding copine-3 isoform X2, which translates into the protein MATQCVTKVELTVSCENLLDMDVGSKSDPMCVLHMSTSGSQWFEVDRTEKVKNCLNPKFAKKFVIDYHFELVQKLKFGIYDIDNKTIELSDDDFLGELECSMGQIVSSGKLTRPLILKNKRPAGKGTITIIAEEIKDNRVVNFEVEARKLDKKDFFGKSDPYLEFYRQMDSGWQLAHRTEVVKNNLNPCWRPFKIPLQSLCGGDMEKPIKVECYDYDNDGSHDLIGIFETNMKRLQEATRTSPAEFDCVNMKKKQKKKNYKNSGVVSVKLCQVVKEYSFLDYVMGGCQINFTVGVDFTGSNGDPKSPDSLHYISPNGVNEYLSAIWSVGLVIQDYDSDKLFPAFGFGAQIPPNWQVSHEFPLNFNASNPFCAGVEGLVEAYRMCLPQVKLYGPTNFAPIIRHVSNFAQQAQQQNTASQYFVLLIITDGVITDMDHTRAAIVAASHLPMSIIIVGVGGADFTDMEILDGDDGRLKSPSGEPAVRDIVQFVPYRKFQNAPREALAQCVLAELPQQVVSYFTLKKLHPPHDPTPS
- the cpne3 gene encoding copine-3 isoform X1 produces the protein MATQCVTKVELTVSCENLLDMDVGSKSDPMCVLHMSTSGSQWFEVDRTEKVKNCLNPKFAKKFVIDYHFELVQKLKFGIYDIDNKTIELSDDDFLGELECSMGQIVSSGKLTRPLILKNKRPAGKGTITIIAEEIKDNRVVNFEVEARKLDKKDFFGKSDPYLEFYRQMDSGWQLAHRTEVVKNNLNPCWRPFKIPLQSLCGGDMEKPIKVECYDYDNDGSHDLIGIFETNMKRLQEATRTSPAEFDCVNMKKKQKKKNYKNSGVVSVKLCQVVKEYSFLDYVMGGCQINFTVGVDFTGSNGDPKSPDSLHYISPNGVNEYLSAIWSVGLVIQDYDSDKLFPAFGFGAQIPPNWQVSHEFPLNFNASNPFCAGVEGLVEAYRMCLPQVKLYGPTNFAPIIRHVSNFAQQAQQQNTASQYFVLLIITDGVITDMDHTRAAIVAASHLPMSIIIVGVGGADFTDMEILDGDDGRLKSPSGEPAVRDIVQFVPYRKFQNAPKEALAQSVLAEVPGQVVTFFNMLKLSPLKSSTPVADSDGQMKMNA